The following coding sequences lie in one Polyangiaceae bacterium genomic window:
- a CDS encoding leucyl aminopeptidase, translating into MSLNIQFASGAAAAAAVDVLAVYAFESDLNKQKQLVQIDKALGGGLLSYAKHADFRGKADQTLDIVTLGKIKPRHVLVIGVGKGSQLRRSEVRAFAATAARYANAASAKSLALVLPEAAELRAVAEGAALGAYRFTRYFTGDRAPKSALQSVKLYDAAGTGAAQKKALAQGLAVAEAVCVARDAVNEPPNELNPEALAELCRKVAKKAKLKIQVFDKKGILSRKMLLHYAVGQGSSNEPRFIHMSHVPKKAKKKLVFVGKGLTFDSGGLCIKPAPGMGEMKSDMGGAAAVVGLMAAVGAVRPDVEVHGIIAAAENMPDGAAYRPGDIFGSLSGKTVEIINTDAEGRLVLADALAYASKLKPDAIIDAATLTGACMVALGKTCSAFYTADDDLVTRFEAAATDAGEQFWHMPLLEDLREQLKSDVADLKHTGERWGGSISAALFLREFVSGPWIHCDIAGPVLYDRAKGTYPKGATGHPVLTFLSFVENSR; encoded by the coding sequence ATGTCCCTCAACATCCAGTTTGCAAGCGGCGCCGCGGCGGCAGCCGCTGTCGACGTCCTGGCGGTGTACGCATTCGAAAGTGATCTGAACAAGCAGAAGCAGCTTGTGCAGATCGACAAGGCTCTGGGCGGCGGGCTGTTGAGCTACGCCAAACACGCGGACTTCCGTGGCAAAGCCGATCAGACCCTGGACATCGTCACCCTGGGCAAGATCAAGCCTCGCCACGTACTGGTCATCGGTGTGGGCAAGGGCTCGCAGTTGCGTCGCTCGGAAGTGCGCGCCTTCGCTGCAACGGCGGCGCGCTACGCCAACGCGGCGTCTGCGAAGAGCCTGGCCCTCGTGCTCCCCGAAGCTGCGGAGTTGCGTGCGGTGGCGGAAGGTGCCGCGCTGGGGGCGTATCGTTTCACCCGCTACTTCACCGGAGATCGCGCACCCAAGTCCGCGCTCCAAAGCGTGAAGCTCTACGATGCCGCGGGAACCGGCGCCGCGCAGAAGAAGGCGCTAGCGCAAGGGCTGGCTGTCGCTGAGGCCGTGTGCGTTGCGCGCGACGCCGTGAACGAGCCGCCCAATGAACTCAATCCCGAAGCACTAGCGGAGCTGTGTCGCAAGGTTGCGAAGAAGGCAAAGCTCAAGATTCAGGTCTTCGACAAGAAGGGCATCCTGAGCCGCAAGATGCTGCTGCACTACGCCGTCGGCCAGGGAAGCTCCAACGAACCGCGCTTCATTCACATGAGCCATGTGCCGAAAAAGGCCAAGAAGAAGCTGGTCTTCGTGGGCAAGGGCCTGACCTTCGATTCCGGCGGTCTGTGCATCAAGCCCGCTCCGGGCATGGGCGAAATGAAGAGCGACATGGGCGGTGCGGCCGCGGTGGTCGGCCTGATGGCGGCTGTCGGTGCGGTGCGCCCGGACGTGGAAGTCCACGGGATCATCGCGGCCGCCGAGAACATGCCGGACGGAGCCGCCTATCGACCGGGTGACATCTTCGGATCGCTTTCGGGCAAGACTGTAGAGATCATCAACACGGACGCTGAAGGGCGCCTCGTGCTTGCTGACGCTCTCGCGTACGCAAGCAAGCTCAAGCCCGATGCGATCATCGACGCGGCGACGCTGACTGGCGCGTGCATGGTGGCCCTAGGCAAGACCTGTTCGGCTTTCTACACCGCCGACGACGATTTGGTGACGCGCTTCGAAGCGGCGGCGACGGACGCGGGCGAGCAGTTCTGGCACATGCCGCTGCTCGAGGATCTGCGCGAGCAGCTGAAGAGCGACGTGGCGGATTTGAAACATACCGGAGAGCGCTGGGGTGGCAGCATCTCCGCCGCGCTGTTTCTCCGCGAGTTCGTCAGTGGGCCGTGGATTCATTGCGACATCGCCGGACCGGTGCTCTACGACCGCGCCAAGGGAACCTATCCAAAAGGCGCCACGGGTCACCCGGTGCTCACCTTCTTGAGCTTCGTCGAAAACTCACGTTGA
- the fbp gene encoding class 1 fructose-bisphosphatase: MTQLSWTPPDATRAGATLETFILEGMFHSPGATGTFTSLLNQIGLAAKLIAQRVRRAGLADVLGWTGDTNVHGEYVQKLDIISNETFINVLKRRGHCMAIASEELDDPVIFPEARGGYLVTVDPLDGSSNIDVDISIGTIFGIQKVEEKKITEASFLRPGRELAAAGYVIYGSSTVLVLSTGRGVHGFTWDPGAGEFFLSHENIRCPEKGSLYSVNEGNASRWTPGVQRWNEFIKAIDKDDGRPYSQRYVGSLVADAHRTLLKGGIFAYPADTKSPSGKLRLLYEANPIAFIFEAAGGRATTGKQRILDVIPDALHQRVPLIVGSARDVETFERFATEG; encoded by the coding sequence ATGACACAGCTTTCCTGGACTCCCCCGGACGCCACGCGTGCTGGAGCCACCCTCGAGACGTTCATCTTGGAAGGGATGTTCCACTCGCCGGGCGCCACTGGCACCTTCACGTCTTTGCTGAATCAAATTGGCTTGGCGGCAAAGCTAATTGCTCAGCGTGTACGGCGCGCCGGCCTCGCCGACGTCTTGGGTTGGACCGGCGACACGAACGTGCACGGCGAGTACGTCCAGAAGCTGGACATCATCTCCAATGAGACGTTCATCAACGTGCTCAAGCGTCGCGGTCATTGCATGGCCATCGCGAGCGAGGAACTCGATGACCCCGTGATCTTCCCGGAGGCGCGCGGCGGCTATTTGGTGACCGTCGACCCGCTGGACGGCTCCAGCAACATCGACGTCGACATCAGCATCGGAACCATCTTCGGGATCCAGAAGGTGGAAGAGAAGAAGATTACCGAAGCGTCCTTCTTGCGTCCTGGCAGAGAGTTGGCGGCGGCGGGCTACGTCATCTACGGATCCTCGACGGTGCTCGTGCTCTCCACGGGCCGCGGCGTGCACGGCTTCACATGGGATCCCGGCGCTGGCGAGTTCTTCCTCTCACACGAGAACATCCGCTGCCCCGAGAAGGGTTCCCTCTACTCGGTGAACGAGGGCAACGCTTCGCGCTGGACCCCAGGCGTCCAGCGCTGGAACGAGTTCATCAAGGCCATCGACAAGGATGACGGCCGCCCTTACTCCCAGCGCTACGTCGGTTCGCTGGTTGCGGACGCGCATCGCACCCTGCTCAAGGGCGGGATCTTCGCCTACCCCGCGGACACCAAGAGCCCCTCGGGCAAGCTGCGCCTGCTCTACGAGGCCAATCCCATTGCCTTCATCTTCGAGGCTGCGGGCGGCCGGGCCACGACGGGCAAACAACGGATCTTGGACGTCATCCCTGACGCGCTCCACCAGCGCGTTCCGCTGATCGTGGGTTCCGCTCGGGACGTCGAAACCTTCGAGCGCTTCGCCACCGAAGGGTGA